A single Vicia villosa cultivar HV-30 ecotype Madison, WI unplaced genomic scaffold, Vvil1.0 ctg.000364F_1_1, whole genome shotgun sequence DNA region contains:
- the LOC131627476 gene encoding probable serine/threonine-protein kinase At1g01540, whose amino-acid sequence MSFYDPSFINTQLSKQTSIFGLHLWVIIGILVGSFIVITLFLISLCLTSRRRKNHHHHHHKTNLNTLTPIVSKEIQEIRQTPPKPEIQAIDMVKLEIHRHVSTSGESRGTSGSVCETVSSSRGSMGPEVSHLGWGRWYTLRELEAATNGLCEESVIGEGGYGIVYKGVLTDGTRIAVKNLLNNKGQAEREFRVEVEIIGRVRHKNLVRLLGYCVEGAHRMLVYEYVDNGNLDQWLHGDVGPVSPMTWDIRMKILLGTAKGLAYLHEGLEPKVVHRDVKSSNILIDRQWNAKVSDFGLAKLLDSDHSFVTTRVMGTFGYVAPEYACTGMLNERSDVYSFGILIMEIISGRNPVDYSRPKEEVNLIEWLKDMVGSRRSEEVVDPKLSEKPSLKALKRALLIALRCVDPDSSKRPKMGHVIHMLEADDVLFREDRRNAGESSRSHRNYQRDHNGLSIDKNQIGGEITDQSEDDSSSRSHQEPTRWRR is encoded by the exons ATGTCATTCTACGACCCATCTTTCATCAACACACAGCTCTCCAAACAAACCTCAATCTTCGGTCTCCACCTCTGGGTCATCATCGGAATCCTCGTCGGTTCCTTCATCGTCATAACCCTCTTCCTCATCTCCCTCTGCCTCACCTCACGCCGCCGCAaaaaccaccaccaccaccaccacaaaACCAACCTCAACACCCTCACTCCTATCGTCTCCAAGGAAATTCAAGAGATTAGACAAACCCCTCCGAAGCCCGAGATCCAGGCCATTGACATGGTGAAACTGGAAATTCACCGACATGTGTCGACCAGTGGAGAGAGTAGAGGAACTTCTGGTAGTGTGTGTGAAACAGTATCGTCTTCGCGTGGAAGTATGGGGCCGGAAGTTTCGCATCTTGGGTGGGGGAGATGGTATACGCTTAGAGAACTTGAAGCTGCTACTAATGGTTTGTGTGAAGAGAGTGTTATTGGGGAAGGTGGTTATGGAATTGTGTACAAAGGTGTTCTTACTGATGGTACCAGAATTGCTGTTAAGAATCTCTTGAATAATAA AGGCCAAGCTGAGAGAGAATTTAGAGTTGAGGTGGAAATAATCGGTCGTGTGCGGCACAAGAATCTTGTTAGGTTGCTTGGATACTGTGTTGAGGGGGCACACAG GATgcttgtgtatgaatatgttgaCAATGGCAATCTAGACCAATGGCTGCATGGGGATGTTGGACCTGTGAGTCCTATGACTTGGGATATCCGGATGAAAATTTTACTAGGCACAGCAAAAGG ACTGGCTTATCTTCACGAGGGTCTTGAACCAAAAGTTGTTCACCGAGATGTGAAATCAAGCAACATACTCATTGATCGCCAATGGAACGCCAAAGTTTCTGATTTCGGTCTTGCTAAGCTTCTGGATTCTGACCACAGTTTTGTCACGACTCGAGTCATGGGGACGTTTGG TTATGTTGCACCCGAGTACGCTTGCACCGGAATGCTGAATGAGAGGAGTGACGTGTATAGCTTTGGGATACTCATCATGGAAATAATCAGCGGGAGAAATCCCGTTGATTATAGCAGACCAAAAGAAGAG GTTAATTTAATTGAATGGTTAAAAGATATGGTTGGCAGTCGAAGATCCGAGGAAGTAGTTGATCCTAAGCTTTCTGAGAAGCCGTCTTTAAAGGCTCTTAAGCGTGCCTTGTTGATTGCTCTTCGATGCGTTGATCCTGATTCCTCAAAGAGGCCTAAAATGGGACATGTGATCCACATGCTTGAAGCTGACGACGTCCTATTTCGCGAG GATCGAAGGAACGCTGGAGAATCTTCTCGTTCTCATCGTAACTATCAACGAGACCACAATGGTTTGAGTATAGATAAAAATCAGATAGGTGGAGAGATCACTGATCAAAGTGAAGATGATAGTAGTAGTAGAAGTCACCAAGAGCCTACTAGGTGGAGAAGATGA
- the LOC131627475 gene encoding protein BPS1, chloroplastic-like, translating to MSYPRSRPFSLFGNPFRMKSHKGSLTSPKLHEVLQGFEATLAERLRKLMPKSKDEILSLSWMTSAMNSLCESHNDIRTLIIELDLPVTVWDDKWVDVYFDISTKLLDICNAFSSELSRLNQGNLPLKCALHILEPASAKSFPRACSLLDDWRNHINAKNPRIEKCSTILDGLVGSLDLPKVKNSAKGKVLMQAMYGVKVETVFVCSVFSAAFSGTSKKLLDLDVPDMHSWAPAFKSLQNLVNEEIRVRFSSGKFSVLNEMEAVDAVVQELYPSIQGGVNTEGKVEQESHLKTVEELGAAAEKLSQGMDLLAKGVDGFFQAVLTSRDTLLSSLRFDKTVNDRVVGGRNIGQQVVY from the coding sequence ATGAGTTATCCACGTTCCCGACCTTTCTCCCTGTTTGGAAATCCTTTCCGGATGAAGTCGCATAAAGGTTCTCTCACATCTCCTAAGTTACATGAAGTACTACAAGGTTTTGAGGCAACATTAGCCGAGAGGCTAAGGAAACTTATGCCCAAAAGCAAGGATGAAATCCTCAGCTTGTCTTGGATGACTTCGGCTATGAATTCACTTTGTGAATCCCATAATGACATACGTACTCTTATAATAGAACTTGACCTGCCCGTGACTGTTTGGGATGACAAATGGGTTGATGTCTACTTTGACATAAGCACAAAGTTACTAGACATTTGCAACGCATTTAGTTCCGAGCTTTCACGTCTGAATCAAGGCAATCTCCCGCTTAAGTGTGCCCTGCACATTTTAGAACCAGCCTCAGCAAAGTCGTTTCCTCGGGCATGTTCTTTGCTCGATGATTGGAGGAATCACATTAATGCTAAGAACCCTAGAATTGAGAAATGTAGCACCATTTTAGATGGTCTTGTGGGATCACTTGATCTTCCTAAGGTCAAAAACTCTGCCAAAGGTAAGGTTTTGATGCAAGCTATGTATGGAGTCAAGGTGGAGACTGTATTTGTTTGCAGCGTATTTTCGGCTGCATTCTCTGGCACTTCAAAGAAGTTGTTAGACTTGGATGTGCCCGACATGCATTCATGGGCACCAGCTTTCAAAAGTTTGCAGAATCTTGTAAATGAGGAAATTAGAGTTAGGTTTTCCAGTGGGAAATTTTCTGTGTTGAACGAGATGGAAGCGGTTGATGCTGTTGTGCAGGAGTTATATCCATCCATCCAAGGCGGTGTAAATACCGAAGGCAAAGTTGAGCAAGAATCACATCTGAAGACTGTTGAGGAACTAGGCGCGGCTGCAGAGAAGCTTTCCCAAGGAATGGATCTTCTTGCAAAGGGAGTAGATGGTTTCTTCCAAGCAGTTTTGACTAGCCGTGATACTTTGCTATCATCTCTGAGGTTTGACAAAACTGTAAATGATCGTGTCGTCGGTGGCCGCAACATAGGTCAGCAAGTAGTCTACTGA